The following are encoded in a window of Pangasianodon hypophthalmus isolate fPanHyp1 chromosome 14, fPanHyp1.pri, whole genome shotgun sequence genomic DNA:
- the rtn4rl1b gene encoding reticulon-4 receptor-like 1b, translated as MFKRGCGIEFLLVLCGLELSWSCPRHCICYSAPSTISCQAHNFLSVPEGIPPNSERIFLQNNKIHRLLRGHLSPTTVTLWIYSNNITYIEPSTFQGFTVLEELDLGDNRYLRSLSPETFHGLGRLHALHLYRCGLSSLPNNIFQGLRNLQYLYLQDNHLEYLQDDIFVDLHNLSHLFLHGNRLWSLHQNTFRGLRALDRLLLHHNQLQWVDRLAFHDLKRLTTLYLFNNSLTELSGECLAMLGALEYLRLNDNPWECDCKALSLWDWLKRFRGSTSSVGCVAPANLAGKDLKQLKKEDFPNCSGSESLHQSKTKLWAGTDKVSLKQEPQPAQPQQPRSHHPHLGEQFSSLPTPLPQPPPAINGVQAGTGDSPNAVNPQRPGRSRNCTRQRSRSGKGKGPNEVHTSKEMADKEFSSSDYTGKYDHTSPDSLTTRRKNKCTPRTTVRPPSGVQQATNMGNSQWLHLPLSSIVGLLVLLSARFIIQ; from the exons GCTGTGGGATTGAGTTCCTGCTGGTGCTCTGTGGGTTGGAGCTGTCCTGGTCCTGCCCGCGCCACTGCATCTGCTACTCTGCCCCCAGCACCATCAGTTGCCAGGCCCACAACTTCCTGTCTGTCCCTGAGGGCATTCCCCCCAACAGCGAGCGTATCTTCCTCCAGAATAACAAAATCCACCGGTTGCTGAGGGGCCACCTTAGTCCCACTACAGTAACACTGTGGATCTACTCCAACAACATCACCTATATTGAGCCCTCCACCTTTCAAGGGTTCACCGTGTTGGAGGAGCTAGACCTGGGAGACAACCGCTACCTGCGTTCTCTATCTCCAGAGACCTTTCATGGGCTTGGCCGTCTTCACGCACTCCACCTGTACCGCTGTGGTTTGAGTTCACTTCCTAATAACATCTTCCAGGGCCTTCGCAATCTGCAGTACTTATATCTTCAA GATAACCACTTAGAGTACCTGCAAGATGACATCTTTGTGGACCTACACAACCTGAGTCATTTGTTTCTTCATGGGAACCGCCTGTGGAGCCTGCATCAGAACACCTTCAGAGGGCTGCGTGCTCTGGACCGGCTGCTGCTGCACCACAACCAGCTGCAGTGGGTGGACCGTCTGGCTTTCCATGACCTGAAGCGCCTCACCACACTATATCTGTTCAACAACTCCCTGACAGAGCTATCTGGTGAGTGCCTGGCCATGCTGGGTGCTTTGGAATATCTTCGTCTCAACGACAACCCCTGGGAATGTGACTGCAAGGCTTTGTCTCTGTGGGACTGGCTTAAGAGGTTCCGTGGCTCCACATCTTCAGTGGGCTGTGTGGCCCCAGCCAATCTGGCAGGAAAGGACCTAAAGCAGCTGAAAAAAGAGGACTTCCCCAATTGCTCTGGATCAGAGTCCCTGCACCAGAGCAAGACCAAGTTGTGGGCTGGAACAGACAAGGTCTCCCTGAAGCAAGAGCCTCAACCTGCCCAGCCTCAGCAACCACGCTCTCACCACCCCCACCTTGGTGAACAATTCTCCTCTCTGCCCACACCTTTGCCCCAACCTCCCCCTGCAATTAATGGAGTACAGGCAGGAACAGGAGATTCCCCAAATGCGGTCAATCCTCAGAGGCCTGGTCGTTCTCGGAACTGCACACGCCAGCGGAGCAGGAGTGGCAAAGGGAAAGGGCCCAACGAGGTTCATACTTCAAAGGAAATGGCAGACAAGGAGTTTTCCTCATCTGACTACACTGGGAAATATGACCACACATCCCCTGATAGTTTGACCACACGGAGAAAGAATAAATGTACTCCCCGGACCACTGTGCGTCCCCCCAGTGGGGTCCAGCAGGCCACCAACATGGGCAATTCCCAGTGGctccacctccctctctctaGTATTGTGGGACTTCTTGTGCTGCTAAGTGCTAGATTCATCATACAGTGA